The following proteins are encoded in a genomic region of Flammeovirga kamogawensis:
- a CDS encoding IS5 family transposase: MDQKKLCLRSVIDAILWITRTGCQWRNLDSQYHKWESVYHYFRKWKNDGTIELINLKLATNDRLYSGRKRSPSLLAIDSQSVKLSPFLNIERGIDGHKKINGCKRHIIVDSEGRFLGIHIGPANQHDGAGGVELLPKIALISERLEIIKEDKAYGGLFKKNADLYGFPVETKQRPPSKEKGFIPEFKRWQVERSFGWLNFFRRLSKDYERLPKSHMCFIYLASITMLINKT, translated from the coding sequence ATAGACCAAAAAAAATTATGTCTGCGTTCAGTTATTGACGCTATACTTTGGATTACTCGAACAGGCTGTCAATGGCGAAATTTAGACAGTCAATATCATAAATGGGAAAGTGTATATCATTATTTTAGAAAATGGAAAAATGATGGAACTATTGAATTGATTAACTTAAAGTTAGCTACAAATGATAGATTGTATTCAGGTCGTAAAAGAAGCCCTTCATTACTAGCTATTGATAGTCAAAGCGTGAAATTATCCCCCTTTTTAAATATTGAAAGAGGGATTGATGGACACAAAAAAATCAATGGATGTAAACGACATATTATTGTTGACTCAGAGGGTCGTTTTTTAGGTATTCATATAGGTCCCGCAAATCAACATGATGGAGCTGGAGGAGTAGAATTATTACCAAAAATTGCTTTGATATCAGAACGCTTAGAGATTATAAAAGAGGACAAAGCCTATGGAGGTCTTTTTAAGAAAAATGCAGATTTATATGGATTTCCTGTAGAAACCAAACAAAGACCTCCATCAAAAGAGAAAGGATTTATCCCTGAATTCAAAAGGTGGCAAGTAGAAAGATCTTTTGGATGGCTTAACTTTTTCCGCAGATTATCAAAGGATTACGAAAGACTCCCAAAATCACATATGTGTTTTATTTACCTTGCAAGTATTACAATGTTAATCAACAAAACATGA
- a CDS encoding leucine-rich repeat domain-containing protein: protein MYPKQINLDWWNDLSDAWQNALIDFYKNHHDMTFTPENFDWQSLQEITVLSLSNLDSPDPLNDFTHLRALSLYSCHLRDLHAISNLEQLEFLNISCAPISDLEPLRLLPNLKVLSLNDHLIKDFSILGELTQVKGFDLESKFNGVRSLKMLEGKMNVTNLSVFGSKKIKNLPNLKSVTIAGKKRATIENCPNIETLDIAPSYDLREGFDCSNLGEIPNLKKLNIWRFNTSIEEWFASNTFEELEVLTISSSVNKILTLEWLTPQKFPKLTTLFIGVSAHIKTIPYPLPSINRFGYRFIEYSTSYEENIQESECRTYFPNASFIKDDISGERIKLISAWNFYRFTKGTFDEEIPEVLF, encoded by the coding sequence ATGTATCCGAAACAAATAAACTTAGATTGGTGGAATGACCTTAGTGATGCTTGGCAAAATGCATTGATTGATTTTTACAAAAATCATCATGATATGACATTCACACCTGAAAACTTTGATTGGCAATCATTACAAGAAATCACAGTACTTTCTCTATCAAATTTAGATAGTCCTGACCCTCTAAATGACTTTACACATTTAAGAGCATTGTCATTATATTCTTGTCATTTACGGGATTTACATGCCATTTCAAATTTAGAACAGTTAGAGTTTTTAAATATTTCTTGTGCTCCGATTTCAGATTTAGAACCCTTAAGATTATTACCTAACCTGAAGGTATTATCACTCAATGATCATCTTATTAAAGACTTTTCAATTCTTGGTGAATTAACACAGGTGAAGGGTTTTGACCTTGAGAGTAAATTCAATGGTGTTCGTTCATTGAAAATGCTTGAAGGGAAGATGAATGTTACAAACCTTTCTGTTTTTGGTTCAAAAAAAATCAAAAATTTACCTAATCTAAAATCAGTTACTATTGCGGGCAAAAAAAGAGCAACAATAGAAAATTGTCCTAATATTGAAACACTAGATATTGCTCCATCATATGATTTAAGAGAAGGTTTTGATTGTAGTAATTTAGGTGAAATACCGAATTTAAAAAAACTAAATATATGGAGGTTTAATACTTCTATCGAAGAATGGTTTGCATCAAATACATTTGAAGAATTAGAAGTATTAACGATCAGTTCAAGTGTGAACAAAATTCTTACTTTAGAATGGCTCACTCCTCAAAAATTCCCTAAACTCACGACGTTATTTATTGGGGTTTCAGCTCATATAAAAACTATTCCATACCCACTTCCATCTATTAATCGTTTTGGGTATAGGTTTATAGAATATTCAACTTCGTATGAAGAAAATATCCAAGAAAGTGAGTGTCGAACATATTTTCCAAATGCATCTTTTATTAAGGATGATATAAGTGGAGAGAGAATTAAACTAATTTCTGCCTGGAATTTTTATCGATTTACAAAAGGGACTTTTGATGAGGAAATACCAGAGGTATTGTTTTAG
- a CDS encoding metal-dependent hydrolase encodes MLAINHLCGGLTFTATFCSFQDINIFEKPEYLALTVFGALAPDIDNTKSLIGKLFYPIAKKIQEHWGHRTATHSFLACIVFTMFFATVQALTGAENLTTIAFFSYLSHLIFDMCTKSGLPFSIL; translated from the coding sequence ATGCTAGCGATCAACCACCTCTGCGGAGGCTTAACATTCACAGCTACATTCTGTTCATTCCAAGACATAAATATTTTCGAGAAGCCTGAATATTTGGCTTTAACTGTTTTTGGGGCGTTAGCTCCAGACATTGATAATACAAAATCTCTTATTGGAAAGCTCTTCTATCCAATTGCTAAAAAGATCCAGGAACATTGGGGGCATCGGACCGCAACACATAGCTTTTTAGCTTGTATAGTTTTTACAATGTTCTTTGCTACAGTCCAGGCGTTAACGGGTGCAGAAAATCTAACTACAATTGCTTTCTTCTCTTATTTATCGCATCTCATTTTTGATATGTGTACAAAGTCAGGTCTTCCTTTTTCTATCCTTTGA